Proteins co-encoded in one Medicago truncatula cultivar Jemalong A17 chromosome 8, MtrunA17r5.0-ANR, whole genome shotgun sequence genomic window:
- the LOC11443514 gene encoding RING-H2 finger protein ATL29 → MSLSESKYDPPPAPAHKTPPALVAFTLTVLILCFVAFSIVYLCKYCFAGIFHMWALHRTASGSLVRLSPDRSPPRGLNNTLINGFPTFLYSDVKDHRKEKSYSLECAICLLEFEDDSMLRLLTICFHVFHQECIDLWFENHKTCPVCRTDLDVPPNQTGEESVNTSEITRAQIHEGDQHDDHVRKIMQQEEHIFSRSHSTGHSIVMIRGEEKDDEKYTLRLPEHVIRGGHNITKSCTNYSEMTLTMPTPCSNCGFVKPVSGSSSLAQAQEA, encoded by the exons ATGTCTTTATCAGAATCTAAGTACGACCCCCCACCGGCTCCAGCACATAAGACCCCACCGGCACTAGTAGCCTTCACCCTCACCGTCCTCATCCTATGCTTTGTGGCTTTCAGCATTGTGTATCTTTGCAAGTATTGCTTTGCAGGCATTTTCCATATGTGGGCCTTGCATCGCACGGCCTCAGGATCCCTCGTTCGTCTCTCACCTGATAGGTCACCCCCTAGAGGACTCAACAATACCCTTATAAATGGATTCCCCACTTTCCTCTACTCTGATGTGAAAGACCACCGCAAGGAAAAAAGTTACAGCTTAGAATGTGCTATTTGCTTGCTAGAGTTCGAGGACGATAGCATGCTTCGTCTTCTAACTATTTGTTTCCATGTTTTCCACCAAGAATGTATCGACCTATGGTTTGAAAATCACAAGACATGTCCTGTTTGTCGAACCGATCTTGATGTACCTCCCAACCAAAC AGGAGAGGAAAGTGTCAATACTAGTGAGATCACTAGAGCTCAAATACATGAAGGTGATCAACATGATGATCATGTGAGAAAGATCATGCAACAAGAAGAACATATATTTTCAAGATCACATTCAACAGGACATTCTATAGTAATGATTAGAggtgaagaaaaagatgatgaaaaatataCATTGAGATTGCCTGAACATGTTATAAGGGGAGGACACAATATCACAAAGAGTTGTACAAATTACAGTGAGATGACATTGACAATGCCTACACCTTGTAGTAATTGTGGTTTTGTTAAACCGGTATCTGGTTCCTCTTCACTTGCTCAAGCTCAAGAGGCttga